In the Advenella kashmirensis WT001 genome, one interval contains:
- a CDS encoding Smr/MutS family protein — translation MHGANSTQAAERFDRFIHSCLEHRVRCICIVHGKGYGSAQGTAVLKEQVLAWLKNMDAVLAFAPAPENMGGAGAQIVLLKTPESD, via the coding sequence CTGCATGGCGCCAATTCGACCCAGGCCGCGGAACGCTTTGATCGCTTCATTCATTCCTGTCTGGAACATCGGGTTCGCTGTATTTGTATTGTGCACGGCAAAGGCTATGGCTCTGCCCAAGGCACCGCTGTTCTGAAGGAGCAGGTGCTGGCCTGGCTGAAAAATATGGACGCCGTGCTGGCATTCGCGCCCGCGCCCGAGAATATGGGTGGCGCCGGGGCTCAGATTGTTTTGCTAAAGACGCCTGAAAGCGATTAA
- the trhO gene encoding oxygen-dependent tRNA uridine(34) hydroxylase TrhO — translation MPHTIAALYKFVDLPDFESLKEPLQAFCERNHVKGTLLLAREGINGTIAGPKEGIDAVLAYLRNDPRLADLEHKESWSDERDPFHRMRVRLKKEIVTMGQPNVNTTNAGTYVPPENWNDLISDPEVVLVDTRNDYEVDIGTFKGAVNPNTVTFREFPDWVQSQATEGGLLDKNKARKVAMFCTGGIRCEKSTAYMKSLGFDEVYHLQGGILKYLETIPPEKSLWEGECFVFDERVSVGHGLKPGPYIQCRACRHPLSEEERASPKYIRGESCPHCWDDKTEEQRERFRERQRQVDLAAARQEEHIGADMQEQIRRRRALKAARKEQARQRAMQKQAQKGAEN, via the coding sequence ATGCCTCATACCATTGCCGCCCTATATAAGTTTGTCGATCTGCCCGACTTCGAATCACTCAAGGAGCCGTTGCAGGCGTTTTGCGAGCGCAATCACGTCAAGGGAACGCTGCTGCTGGCCCGCGAGGGAATCAACGGTACCATTGCCGGCCCCAAGGAAGGCATCGATGCCGTGCTGGCCTACCTTCGTAACGATCCACGCCTGGCGGACCTGGAGCACAAGGAGTCCTGGTCCGATGAGCGCGATCCATTTCACCGGATGCGCGTGCGGCTGAAAAAGGAAATCGTGACCATGGGGCAACCCAATGTCAACACTACCAACGCCGGTACCTATGTCCCGCCGGAAAACTGGAACGACCTGATTTCCGATCCTGAGGTGGTGCTGGTGGATACGCGTAACGACTACGAGGTGGATATCGGCACGTTCAAAGGGGCGGTCAATCCCAATACTGTGACATTCCGCGAATTTCCCGACTGGGTGCAAAGCCAGGCGACCGAGGGCGGGCTGCTGGACAAAAACAAGGCTCGCAAGGTGGCCATGTTCTGCACCGGCGGGATCCGCTGCGAAAAATCCACGGCCTATATGAAATCCCTGGGGTTTGACGAGGTATACCATCTGCAGGGCGGAATTCTGAAATACCTTGAAACCATTCCTCCCGAAAAAAGCCTGTGGGAAGGCGAGTGCTTTGTCTTTGACGAACGCGTCTCTGTTGGTCATGGGCTCAAGCCCGGCCCATATATTCAGTGCCGTGCTTGCCGTCATCCCCTGAGTGAAGAAGAACGCGCTTCACCCAAGTACATCCGCGGTGAAAGCTGCCCGCATTGCTGGGACGATAAAACCGAAGAACAGCGTGAGCGCTTTCGCGAACGGCAGCGCCAGGTGGATCTGGCAGCAGCGCGCCAGGAGGAACATATTGGTGCAGATATGCAGGAGCAGATCCGTCGGCGGCGGGCCTTGAAAGCGGCCCGTAAAGAACAGGCGCGCCAGCGTGCCATGCAAAAACAGGCACAAAAAGGTGCAGAAAACTAG
- the tcuA gene encoding FAD-dependent tricarballylate dehydrogenase TcuA, with protein sequence MNDTLACDVLVIGGGNAALCAALSAAEQNASVILVESAPRAWRGGNSSHTRNFRCMHNTPTDVLTDSYPEDEYFQDVFRVTGGETNEDMARYVIRETEGCTPWMKANGVRFQPSLGGTLHLGRTNAFFLGGGKALVNAYYKAAEKAGVQVLYDTEAKKLNFSDGKCDSVELVRNGQALTIVGKSVVIASGGFESNVQWLEEAWGPAARNFLIRGTRFNQGVMLRELMRNKACIIGDPTQGHAVAIDARAPKYDGGIVTRVDCVSLGIVLNKDGRRFYDEGEDFWPKRYAIWGRLVAQQPDQIAYCIIDSKAIGRFMPSVFKSISADSIEALAQRLGLPVKTAVETVAAFNAAVEPGQFNHSVLDGCRTHGLQPDKTNWAQKIDTGPFYAYPLATGITFTYMGVKVTKKAQVIMDDETLADNVFAAGEIMAGNILSKGYVAGFGMAIGTVFGRIAGTEAAKHAAA encoded by the coding sequence ATGAATGACACATTGGCATGTGATGTTCTTGTGATTGGGGGCGGCAATGCGGCACTGTGCGCCGCGCTGTCAGCCGCTGAGCAGAACGCCTCGGTAATTCTGGTTGAAAGTGCGCCGCGCGCCTGGCGGGGAGGTAACAGTAGTCATACCCGCAACTTTCGTTGTATGCACAACACGCCCACCGATGTGCTGACGGACAGCTATCCGGAAGACGAATATTTTCAGGACGTATTCAGGGTAACAGGCGGAGAGACCAATGAGGATATGGCGCGCTATGTGATTCGTGAAACCGAAGGGTGTACGCCATGGATGAAGGCCAATGGCGTACGGTTTCAGCCATCACTGGGCGGCACGCTGCACCTGGGGCGCACCAATGCCTTTTTCCTGGGCGGCGGCAAGGCGCTGGTCAATGCCTATTACAAAGCGGCCGAAAAAGCCGGCGTGCAGGTTCTGTACGACACTGAAGCTAAGAAACTGAATTTTTCCGATGGCAAGTGTGACAGTGTAGAGCTGGTCAGAAACGGCCAGGCACTAACCATTGTGGGTAAATCCGTGGTCATTGCCTCGGGTGGTTTCGAGTCTAATGTGCAATGGCTGGAAGAGGCCTGGGGGCCGGCTGCGCGCAATTTCCTGATCCGCGGCACCCGGTTCAACCAGGGCGTCATGCTGCGCGAGCTGATGCGTAATAAGGCCTGTATTATTGGCGATCCGACTCAGGGGCACGCCGTGGCCATTGATGCACGGGCACCCAAATATGATGGGGGCATCGTCACCCGTGTAGACTGCGTCTCGCTGGGTATCGTGCTTAACAAGGACGGGCGCCGCTTTTATGACGAAGGCGAAGACTTCTGGCCCAAGCGCTACGCCATCTGGGGACGTCTGGTTGCCCAGCAACCCGATCAGATTGCTTATTGCATTATTGATTCGAAGGCCATTGGCCGGTTCATGCCCTCCGTTTTCAAGTCTATTAGTGCCGATTCCATTGAAGCGCTCGCGCAGCGCCTGGGGTTGCCAGTCAAGACGGCAGTGGAAACGGTGGCGGCCTTTAATGCCGCGGTTGAGCCCGGACAATTCAATCATAGCGTACTGGATGGTTGTCGCACGCATGGACTGCAGCCGGATAAGACCAACTGGGCACAGAAAATCGATACCGGGCCGTTTTATGCGTATCCGCTGGCCACCGGAATCACCTTTACCTATATGGGTGTGAAGGTAACGAAAAAGGCACAGGTCATCATGGACGATGAAACGCTGGCGGACAACGTTTTCGCCGCCGGTGAAATTATGGCGGGAAATATTTTGAGCAAGGGTTACGTGGCCGGATTTGGGATGGCCATCGGAACTGTATTTGGTCGTATTGCAGGCACGGAGGCAGCAAAGCATGCAGCAGCTTGA
- a CDS encoding GntR family transcriptional regulator: MAKSKPSSAPNRSESDSEQANDRGVTLSDQAYNYIVQSLENGSLPPGTRLRETELAADIGLSRTPIREALNRLMSEGLVTNDPKRGLIITELDQNMVGELYEMRRVLESTAAALAARHATDVEIAVLRQIIDRDETLDDPAALSYNNRLFHQTLYQCAHNRYLLKTLQVLQNAMLLLGKSTLAESGRPSTAREEHAQIINALEQRDPDKAQEVSSRHISEAYKVRLSRFLLDRK, from the coding sequence ATGGCAAAATCCAAACCCTCTTCTGCACCCAACCGTTCCGAGAGCGACTCGGAACAAGCCAATGATCGTGGCGTCACGTTGAGCGATCAGGCATACAACTATATTGTCCAGTCCCTGGAAAACGGCAGCCTGCCACCTGGCACGCGTTTGCGCGAGACGGAACTGGCCGCCGATATCGGCTTGAGCCGCACCCCCATCCGTGAAGCGTTGAACCGGCTGATGTCCGAAGGGCTGGTCACCAACGATCCAAAGCGTGGCCTGATCATTACCGAGCTTGATCAGAACATGGTTGGCGAACTTTACGAAATGCGCCGGGTCCTGGAAAGCACGGCTGCTGCGCTGGCTGCGCGCCATGCAACGGACGTTGAAATCGCGGTCCTCAGGCAGATCATTGATCGGGATGAAACCCTGGACGATCCTGCCGCCCTGTCATATAACAACCGGCTGTTTCATCAGACGCTGTACCAGTGCGCGCACAACCGCTATCTGCTCAAAACACTGCAGGTACTGCAAAACGCCATGCTGTTGCTGGGCAAAAGCACGCTGGCCGAAAGCGGCCGCCCATCGACCGCACGCGAGGAACATGCGCAGATTATCAACGCCCTGGAGCAACGCGACCCGGACAAGGCGCAGGAAGTATCAAGCCGACATATCAGTGAAGCCTATAAGGTCCGGCTTAGCCGCTTCCTGCTGGATCGCAAATGA
- a CDS encoding LysR family transcriptional regulator, translated as MISDLEFMVILARHGNLAAAARALDVTPPAATRRLALLEKRLGVRLVNRTTRSFSLTSEGETYRQHATRILGDILDMEDIISSSRRPRGLLRINATLGFGRTTVAPLVSEFAKRYPQVEVQMEVTDRPVDLVENGFDLAIRFGALPDKRLNARRILSNQRFLCASPLYLERHGTPSSLADLAQHRCIIHRQNDDAYGIWRFTHHDHSEVVKVHGMLSSNDGDIVLGWALDGHGILIRSEWDLAKYLQSGRLRVVLPAFTLPAADLYVYYPSQRNLPARTRAFIDFLVAHFERPAQSEVPTEKSGPAG; from the coding sequence ATGATCTCTGACCTGGAATTCATGGTGATACTGGCCCGGCATGGCAATTTGGCGGCAGCGGCGCGGGCGTTGGATGTGACGCCGCCAGCGGCAACCAGGCGTCTGGCCCTGCTTGAAAAACGGCTGGGTGTCCGGCTTGTGAACCGGACCACGCGAAGCTTCAGCCTGACCAGTGAAGGCGAAACCTATCGCCAGCATGCGACCCGGATACTGGGCGACATTCTGGATATGGAAGATATTATTTCGTCAAGCCGCAGGCCGCGCGGGCTATTGCGGATCAATGCCACGCTGGGTTTTGGCCGGACTACGGTCGCCCCATTGGTGTCGGAGTTTGCCAAACGCTATCCGCAAGTCGAAGTGCAAATGGAAGTGACCGACAGGCCGGTAGACCTGGTCGAGAATGGGTTTGACCTGGCCATTCGTTTTGGCGCCTTGCCAGATAAGCGCCTCAATGCCAGACGGATCCTGTCCAATCAACGATTCCTTTGCGCTTCGCCGCTATACCTGGAGCGCCACGGTACGCCGTCCAGCCTGGCCGATCTGGCCCAGCACCGATGCATCATCCACCGACAGAATGACGATGCCTATGGTATCTGGCGCTTTACCCATCACGATCACAGTGAAGTGGTGAAAGTCCATGGGATGCTCTCGAGCAACGATGGCGATATCGTGCTCGGTTGGGCGCTGGATGGACACGGCATCCTGATCCGCTCCGAATGGGATCTGGCCAAATATCTGCAAAGTGGCCGGCTCAGGGTCGTCTTGCCGGCCTTTACGCTGCCGGCTGCAGACTTATATGTTTACTATCCCAGCCAGCGCAATCTGCCCGCACGCACCCGGGCATTCATCGATTTTCTGGTCGCGCATTTTGAGCGGCCGGCCCAAAGTGAAGTGCCGACAGAAAAATCGGGGCCGGCAGGTTGA
- a CDS encoding mandelate racemase/muconate lactonizing enzyme family protein has product MKIVEIREKTLPISSPIRNAYIDFSKMTLSLVAVITDVIRDGKPVIGYGFNSNGRYGQGTLMRERFIPRIMQADPATLIDDSGNNLDPHKIWATMFSNEKPGGHGERSVAIGTIDMAIWDAVAKIEGKPLFQLLADRYGNGQPDRRVFVYAAGGYYYPGQDHEKLKDEMRSYIDRGYTVVKKKIGGASLDEDLRRIDSILSVLQDGQKLAVDANGRFDLDTAIAYAKALSQYDLFWYEEPGDPLDFELQAALRNYYPNPMATGEDLFSMQDARNLIRYGGMRADRDWLQFDCALSYGLVEYLRTLDMLNEHGWSRTRCIPHGGHQMSLNIAAGLGLGGNESYPDLFQPFGGFPDSVKVESGFITMPDLPGIGFEGKADLYQVMQQLSA; this is encoded by the coding sequence ATGAAAATCGTTGAAATTCGCGAAAAAACCCTGCCCATCAGTTCGCCCATCCGTAATGCCTACATTGATTTTTCCAAGATGACGCTCAGTCTCGTAGCGGTAATCACAGATGTAATTCGTGATGGAAAGCCGGTCATCGGCTATGGCTTTAACTCCAATGGTCGCTACGGCCAGGGAACATTGATGCGCGAACGTTTTATCCCAAGAATTATGCAAGCGGATCCGGCGACACTGATTGATGACTCAGGCAACAACCTGGACCCGCACAAAATCTGGGCCACCATGTTCTCGAACGAAAAGCCGGGCGGACATGGCGAGCGCTCGGTCGCAATAGGCACGATCGACATGGCAATATGGGATGCCGTTGCAAAAATAGAAGGCAAACCACTGTTCCAATTGCTGGCTGATCGCTATGGCAACGGCCAGCCCGATCGCCGGGTTTTTGTATACGCGGCAGGTGGTTATTATTACCCCGGCCAGGATCATGAAAAACTCAAGGACGAAATGCGCAGCTATATTGATCGCGGCTATACCGTGGTCAAGAAGAAAATCGGCGGCGCTTCCCTGGATGAAGATCTGCGCAGGATCGACTCCATCCTGAGCGTACTGCAGGACGGACAGAAACTGGCGGTGGACGCCAATGGCCGGTTTGATCTGGACACCGCCATCGCCTATGCAAAGGCGCTGAGCCAGTACGATCTGTTCTGGTACGAAGAGCCCGGCGACCCGCTGGATTTCGAACTGCAGGCTGCCCTGCGAAATTATTATCCAAACCCCATGGCCACCGGTGAAGACCTGTTTTCCATGCAGGATGCGCGAAACCTGATCCGTTATGGCGGCATGCGCGCCGACCGCGACTGGCTGCAGTTCGATTGCGCCCTGAGTTACGGCCTGGTCGAGTACCTGCGCACCCTGGACATGCTGAATGAACACGGCTGGTCGCGCACACGCTGCATCCCGCATGGCGGTCACCAGATGTCCTTGAATATTGCTGCCGGTCTGGGTTTGGGCGGCAATGAATCATATCCCGATCTTTTTCAGCCATTCGGCGGCTTTCCCGATAGCGTGAAAGTGGAAAGCGGCTTCATTACCATGCCCGATCTGCCGGGCATCGGATTCGAAGGCAAGGCCGATCTGTATCAGGTCATGCAGCAACTATCGGCATAA
- a CDS encoding tripartite tricarboxylate transporter substrate-binding protein — MHNHATRINLGFTLLAGLFAATAATTALADYPEKSITIVVPFSAGGPSDKIARDVAEALREPMGQPIVIENRLGAGGTIGTARVARAKNDGYTLLVHHIGLATAHSLYKDPGYQIEDLEFLGLINEAPSTLISKPALAANDFAQLKKYIAEKDSAINLANAGVGSASHLCSLMLQSALNSKMTFVPYKGTAPAMTDLMGGQIDIMCEQATNSIPQIESKKVKVYGVSSMKRMGIPALTAVPTLDEAGLSGFNFSVWHGLYAPKGTPRPIVEKINAALRVALKNPELIKRQEALGISIVNDDRLSSEGHKKFFDKEAARWSGVIKSAGIQPE, encoded by the coding sequence ATGCATAACCACGCAACACGAATTAACTTGGGCTTCACCTTGCTTGCGGGCCTGTTTGCCGCAACTGCAGCCACGACAGCACTGGCCGACTATCCGGAAAAAAGCATCACGATTGTGGTGCCATTTTCGGCAGGCGGGCCTTCCGACAAAATTGCGCGCGATGTCGCCGAAGCGCTCAGGGAACCCATGGGCCAACCCATCGTTATCGAAAACCGCCTTGGCGCAGGTGGCACGATCGGCACCGCCCGCGTCGCCAGGGCAAAAAATGACGGCTATACCCTGCTGGTTCATCACATTGGCCTGGCCACGGCACACTCGCTGTACAAAGACCCGGGTTACCAAATAGAAGACCTGGAGTTTCTGGGCCTGATCAATGAGGCGCCATCGACACTGATTAGCAAACCTGCGTTGGCAGCCAACGATTTTGCGCAATTGAAAAAGTACATTGCAGAAAAAGACAGCGCCATCAATCTGGCCAACGCAGGCGTTGGCTCGGCTTCCCATCTGTGCAGCCTGATGTTGCAAAGCGCACTGAACAGCAAGATGACCTTTGTTCCCTATAAAGGCACTGCACCAGCAATGACTGATCTGATGGGTGGGCAAATCGATATCATGTGCGAACAGGCAACCAACAGCATTCCCCAAATCGAAAGCAAAAAGGTCAAGGTGTACGGTGTGAGCAGCATGAAACGCATGGGCATACCTGCGTTAACCGCTGTACCGACACTGGATGAGGCCGGACTGTCTGGTTTCAATTTCAGTGTCTGGCATGGGCTTTATGCTCCCAAGGGCACGCCCCGGCCGATCGTAGAAAAAATTAATGCCGCCCTGCGCGTCGCGCTGAAAAATCCTGAACTGATCAAACGCCAGGAAGCACTGGGCATTTCAATTGTGAACGACGACAGACTGTCCTCCGAAGGCCACAAAAAATTCTTCGACAAAGAAGCGGCCCGCTGGTCCGGGGTGATCAAGAGCGCCGGCATTCAGCCGGAATAA